In Candidatus Desulforudis audaxviator MP104C, a genomic segment contains:
- a CDS encoding WecB/TagA/CpsF family glycosyltransferase, translating to MQTVDILGAPVARLTLDEAAAAVAGFVREGRPRQVITLNPEFLYRAQFEPELMAAVRRADLVTADGVGIVWAARRAGNPVPERVTGIDLLLRLAEEAARHRWRVFLLGSAPGVAEAAARELAVRYPGLVLAGTHHGYFKPEEEPGVVEKVRQSRADILFVALGAPRQELWAARHLEALGVPVVMGVGGSLDVLAGRVRRAPAWMRRLHLEWLGRLLMDPRRWRRQAVLPKFALLVLRRYR from the coding sequence ATGCAAACGGTGGACATCCTGGGCGCGCCGGTGGCGCGCCTGACGCTGGACGAGGCAGCCGCGGCGGTGGCCGGTTTTGTGCGTGAGGGCCGTCCCCGCCAGGTGATCACCTTGAACCCCGAGTTCCTCTACCGGGCGCAATTCGAACCCGAGTTGATGGCGGCCGTGCGCCGGGCCGACCTGGTGACCGCCGACGGCGTGGGTATCGTCTGGGCGGCCCGGAGGGCCGGCAATCCGGTGCCGGAGCGGGTGACCGGAATTGACCTTCTGCTCCGTCTGGCCGAGGAAGCCGCCCGGCATCGGTGGCGCGTATTCCTTCTGGGGTCAGCGCCGGGTGTCGCCGAGGCCGCCGCGCGGGAACTGGCGGTGCGGTACCCGGGACTGGTGCTGGCGGGCACGCACCACGGGTACTTCAAACCGGAGGAGGAGCCGGGGGTGGTGGAAAAAGTGCGGCAAAGCCGGGCAGACATCCTGTTTGTGGCCTTGGGCGCGCCCCGGCAGGAACTCTGGGCGGCGCGGCACCTGGAAGCCTTGGGGGTGCCGGTGGTGATGGGGGTCGGCGGGAGCCTGGACGTGCTGGCCGGGCGGGTGCGCCGGGCGCCCGCCTGGATGCGGCGCCTGCACCTGGAATGGCTGGGCCGGCTCTTGATGGACCCCCGGCGCTGGCGCCGCCAGGCCGTACTCCCGAAATTCGCTCTTCTGGTCCTCCGCCGCTACCGCTAA
- a CDS encoding LCP family protein, giving the protein MSRNLRIMVSVVLVLALSIGAGYGGVRYLVMPYLFPDGGGNPEEGDNLVPGRMNVLLLGIDAQKGETIARADSILFVSADPKKQQVAILSIPRDTRVQIPGHGWDKINSATVYGGPELARKVVSGLLGVPVDYYVMTNFEGFRDIVDVLGGVTIDVERRMYYRDPMASPPLLIDLQAGVQRLDGDKALQYVRYRSDGQGDITRTQRQQKFLKALAEEMMKPRNIVKLPKLVPKIDECVDTNLSVREMLRWAALARKLDGVKIVSATLPGGFLNYRGISYWSVDPARAREVAARLLNGEEITDWLDESQVPAVAYKPSKPASSTVNSASAPAPPARTEPQPAAPDGGSPAVTPDGQGGGDSSNVPLPPPPEDPMEPPAWPVAPPSPSGNDSTVSDLDRLVPPPPPG; this is encoded by the coding sequence TTGAGCAGGAATTTGAGGATTATGGTGTCCGTGGTCCTGGTCCTGGCCCTCTCCATCGGTGCCGGCTACGGCGGGGTCCGGTATCTGGTGATGCCCTATCTTTTCCCCGACGGTGGGGGCAATCCGGAAGAGGGGGACAACCTTGTACCGGGGCGGATGAATGTTTTGCTGCTCGGAATCGACGCCCAGAAGGGAGAAACCATAGCCCGGGCCGATTCGATTCTGTTTGTGAGCGCGGATCCCAAAAAACAACAGGTCGCCATCCTGTCTATTCCGCGGGACACCCGGGTGCAGATCCCGGGGCACGGTTGGGACAAGATCAACTCGGCTACCGTGTACGGCGGTCCGGAACTGGCCCGCAAGGTGGTGTCCGGATTGCTGGGCGTGCCGGTGGACTACTACGTGATGACCAACTTCGAAGGGTTCCGGGACATCGTTGATGTTTTGGGCGGCGTGACCATCGACGTGGAACGGCGGATGTACTACCGCGACCCGATGGCCAGCCCGCCCCTGCTGATCGACCTCCAGGCCGGGGTGCAGCGGCTGGACGGCGATAAGGCGCTGCAATACGTCCGCTACCGTTCGGACGGCCAGGGTGACATTACCCGGACCCAGCGGCAGCAGAAGTTCCTGAAGGCGCTGGCCGAAGAGATGATGAAGCCCCGGAACATCGTGAAGCTGCCCAAACTGGTGCCCAAGATCGACGAGTGCGTGGACACGAACTTGAGCGTCCGGGAGATGCTCCGCTGGGCCGCCCTGGCCCGGAAACTGGACGGGGTGAAAATAGTTTCCGCTACCCTGCCGGGTGGTTTTCTGAACTACCGCGGGATCAGCTACTGGTCAGTCGACCCGGCCCGGGCCAGAGAGGTGGCGGCCCGGCTGCTCAACGGGGAGGAGATCACCGACTGGCTGGATGAGTCTCAAGTTCCGGCCGTAGCCTATAAACCATCGAAACCGGCGTCGTCAACGGTAAATAGCGCCTCAGCCCCGGCCCCGCCGGCTCGAACCGAGCCGCAACCGGCTGCACCAGACGGCGGTTCGCCGGCGGTAACTCCCGACGGACAGGGCGGCGGTGATTCCTCCAACGTTCCCCTGCCCCCGCCGCCGGAAGACCCGATGGAACCGCCCGCCTGGCCCGTGGCCCCGCCATCGCCCAGCGGGAATGACAGTACCGTTTCCGATTTGGATCGGTTGGTGCCGCCACCGCCGCCGGGCTAG
- a CDS encoding DUF5693 family protein: protein MFIRVYRWVLILVICTALVSAFWLAGQRVQAERDFRQVEMAVVYDEVLLLAGLLNREPVAVLDDLREQGVTAVLFREPTLNQAALAGEFAVFGAAELRDEPWFAGAGFEPLPDHLYLVTRDERVFDRLRRQMEMKVPSSRSYLPDGGPYVIAAPIPGVYLDMLGAGFPARGLEQAAAAGLNVIPQVRTWPGVTPAGLTLLAETLAGMPRLSAVAFNDPTLPGYPGLVHVLARELGPLGVPVTDVEFFPQAGVKQLGRTMPARQVMLHTIAAHEMARYTPAQAADRFVLAAVERNARVLLVRFFFDAYNAGDVWAVNSAYLKDIASRLEAAGLTFGTPAAPAPRQPPRILVALIGLGVVAGGLLLWEKLRLGLPTRAVRHGCPSPVLALAAAAAWLVLAYTMEVNQAAKLAALAGAVIFPSLALVSVVREEGVWVGASLVRFLQATAVSLVGAVFLVGLLSDTGFMIKLDQFAGVKLAHAAPLLLVIPYLAFRPRDGAGWLDRFRDFLGRPVLVKYAAVAAVVAAAGAVYLLRTGNEPAMLVSSLELKLRSALDQLLAVRPRTKEFLLGHPWLLLLLFTGYRDARFLPLAGLGLVGQISLVNTFAHLHTPLFVSAFRAFNGLWLGVALGLALIAAWYLAGRMLEARGRRSETGGEG from the coding sequence GTGTTTATAAGGGTTTACCGCTGGGTCCTGATCCTGGTGATTTGCACCGCCCTGGTATCCGCCTTCTGGCTGGCCGGACAACGGGTTCAGGCGGAACGCGATTTCCGTCAGGTGGAAATGGCGGTCGTCTACGACGAGGTACTGCTGCTGGCGGGGCTTTTGAACCGTGAACCGGTGGCGGTCCTGGATGATTTGCGGGAGCAGGGAGTCACGGCAGTCCTGTTCCGCGAACCTACTCTGAATCAGGCGGCCCTGGCGGGCGAGTTTGCGGTGTTCGGCGCCGCGGAACTCCGGGATGAGCCCTGGTTTGCGGGTGCGGGCTTCGAGCCCCTGCCGGATCACCTGTACCTGGTGACCCGTGACGAGCGGGTGTTTGACCGTCTGCGCCGCCAGATGGAAATGAAGGTCCCGTCCAGCCGGAGCTACTTGCCGGACGGCGGACCCTACGTTATTGCCGCGCCTATCCCCGGGGTGTATCTGGATATGCTGGGGGCCGGATTTCCGGCTCGCGGGCTGGAACAGGCGGCGGCCGCGGGCCTGAACGTGATTCCCCAAGTGCGCACTTGGCCGGGGGTCACCCCCGCGGGTCTGACCCTGCTGGCCGAAACCCTGGCCGGGATGCCCCGCCTTTCGGCGGTGGCCTTCAACGACCCGACCCTACCCGGGTATCCGGGCCTGGTGCACGTCCTGGCCCGGGAACTGGGGCCGCTGGGTGTGCCCGTTACCGACGTCGAGTTTTTCCCGCAGGCCGGGGTGAAACAACTCGGCCGAACGATGCCGGCACGCCAGGTGATGCTGCACACCATCGCCGCCCACGAGATGGCGCGCTACACGCCGGCGCAGGCGGCCGACCGCTTCGTCTTGGCCGCCGTTGAGCGCAACGCGCGGGTTTTGCTGGTGCGGTTTTTCTTCGACGCGTATAACGCCGGTGATGTCTGGGCGGTTAACAGCGCCTATCTGAAAGACATCGCCTCCCGGCTGGAAGCGGCCGGGCTGACGTTCGGCACGCCGGCGGCCCCTGCTCCCCGGCAGCCGCCACGGATCCTGGTGGCCTTGATCGGCTTGGGCGTAGTCGCCGGTGGGTTGCTTTTGTGGGAGAAGCTGCGGCTTGGCCTGCCGACCCGTGCCGTTAGGCACGGGTGCCCTAGTCCCGTCCTGGCGCTCGCGGCGGCCGCGGCCTGGCTGGTCCTGGCCTACACCATGGAGGTCAACCAGGCCGCCAAGCTGGCGGCCCTGGCCGGGGCGGTCATCTTTCCCAGCCTGGCCCTGGTGAGTGTCGTCCGGGAAGAAGGGGTCTGGGTGGGGGCGAGTCTGGTCCGCTTCCTCCAGGCTACGGCCGTGTCGCTGGTGGGCGCCGTTTTCCTGGTCGGTCTTTTGTCGGACACCGGGTTTATGATCAAACTGGATCAGTTCGCCGGGGTGAAGCTGGCCCACGCCGCGCCGCTCCTGCTGGTGATACCGTACCTGGCCTTCCGGCCCCGGGACGGTGCGGGTTGGCTGGACCGCTTCCGAGATTTCCTGGGCCGCCCGGTACTGGTGAAGTACGCCGCTGTCGCCGCGGTGGTGGCCGCGGCCGGCGCCGTGTACCTCTTGCGCACCGGGAACGAGCCCGCGATGCTGGTGTCGTCCCTGGAGTTGAAACTGCGCTCCGCGCTCGACCAGTTGCTGGCGGTGCGGCCCCGGACCAAGGAGTTTCTCCTGGGCCACCCCTGGCTCCTGTTGCTTCTGTTTACCGGCTACCGGGACGCCCGCTTCCTGCCGCTCGCCGGCCTGGGCTTGGTCGGTCAGATTTCGCTGGTAAACACCTTTGCCCACCTGCATACGCCGCTTTTTGTTTCCGCGTTCCGGGCTTTCAACGGGCTGTGGCTGGGCGTGGCCCTCGGATTGGCCCTGATCGCGGCCTGGTACTTGGCGGGAAGGATGTTGGAGGCCCGAGGTCGGAGGTCGGAGACGGGCGGGGAAGGGTAA
- the csaB gene encoding polysaccharide pyruvyl transferase CsaB, whose translation MKYGPAGDRRRLRVLVSGYYGFQNAGDEAILYALIRGLESCRPGIDITVLSADPEHTAGAYGVRAVSRTDPRTVLGALRACDLFISGGGGLIQDVTSLASLQYYLGLIALARLLGRPVFIYAQGIGPLETRTGRFLTRAVLNRVQAVTVRDVQSRDLLWALGVRRPPVEVTADPVLGLEPESGWRARGRELLAAAGVRDGRVAGFSVRPWSGAGDYAGALARVADELNAAGYRTVFLPFHHPGDLAACRVVAARMEAPAVIVEERLDFAALLGLCTHLDLAVGMRLHFLVFAALAGVVPVGLPYDPKVRLFLDRLELPAAVRVDQAAPEDLSRAVAAALAQREALEKTIRTRVETLRREARRTPALACDLLPRAGKQDRDVEESGGRP comes from the coding sequence TTGAAATACGGGCCTGCCGGAGACCGCCGCCGCCTCCGGGTCCTGGTCTCCGGGTATTACGGGTTTCAAAACGCCGGCGACGAGGCGATCCTGTACGCCTTGATCCGCGGCCTTGAGTCGTGTCGGCCCGGGATCGACATCACCGTGCTGTCGGCCGACCCGGAGCACACGGCCGGGGCCTACGGGGTGCGGGCCGTGTCCCGCACCGACCCGCGCACCGTCTTGGGTGCCCTGCGGGCCTGCGACCTGTTTATCAGCGGCGGGGGCGGGCTTATTCAGGACGTGACCAGCCTGGCGAGCCTGCAGTACTACCTGGGCCTGATTGCGCTGGCCCGGCTGCTGGGGCGGCCGGTTTTCATCTACGCGCAGGGGATCGGTCCCCTTGAAACCCGCACGGGACGGTTCCTGACCCGCGCCGTTTTGAACCGCGTCCAGGCGGTGACCGTCCGCGACGTGCAGTCCCGGGACCTGCTTTGGGCGCTAGGGGTCCGGCGGCCCCCGGTGGAAGTCACCGCCGACCCGGTGCTCGGCCTGGAGCCCGAGTCCGGTTGGCGCGCGCGGGGCCGGGAGCTGTTGGCGGCGGCCGGGGTGCGGGACGGCCGGGTGGCCGGTTTTTCGGTCCGGCCCTGGTCCGGGGCCGGGGACTACGCGGGGGCGCTGGCCCGGGTGGCCGACGAACTGAACGCCGCGGGCTACCGGACGGTGTTCCTGCCCTTTCACCACCCGGGGGACCTCGCCGCCTGCCGGGTGGTGGCGGCCCGGATGGAAGCCCCGGCGGTGATTGTGGAGGAGCGTCTTGATTTCGCGGCGCTGCTGGGGCTTTGCACCCACCTGGACCTGGCGGTGGGGATGCGGCTCCACTTCCTGGTGTTCGCTGCCCTGGCCGGGGTGGTGCCGGTGGGTTTGCCGTACGACCCCAAGGTCCGGCTTTTTCTGGACCGGTTGGAACTGCCGGCGGCGGTGCGGGTCGACCAGGCGGCCCCGGAGGACTTGAGCCGCGCCGTGGCGGCCGCCCTGGCGCAGCGTGAGGCGCTGGAAAAGACTATAAGAACAAGGGTGGAGACCCTGCGGCGGGAGGCCCGACGTACACCGGCCCTGGCCTGCGATTTGCTGCCGAGGGCAGGTAAACAGGACCGGGATGTCGAAGAATCCGGTGGGAGACCGTGA
- a CDS encoding FAD-dependent oxidoreductase produces the protein MFKRKSLLVWSGLLGLALAAALVLLLVPFWNDPPPLPPLTPAPPPTPGELAAARFDVIVVGSEPEGIAAAVSAARNGARTLLVSERLTLGGLMTAGMLNLTDLDRGHLWRLTTRGLFLEFHRLVGGSPFDVERAVQVFEHMVAAEELLTVARPARDIRPLVEEGRVTGVGFRYRDAMLFLHAGRVIDATPDGDIAAAAGAPYTYGQADFGREGAMAATLMLHFDGVDWNGVRRAAREKTFGEARVRGNHGRGFGKLFTAYEPVDPGMRLRGFNITRQSDGTVVINALLIFGVDPRDPESVADAYRRGKAETGHVLEFLRREFPGFERASVAGWPEMLYVRESRHIQGEYVLDIADVMENRDFPDRVAIGAYPVDVQAARPGEFGFVIGDPVQYSVPFRCLVPLGVENLLVVGRAASFSSLAAGSARVIPVGMACGQAAGVAAAYSLRHGVGFREIAREPEGPHIKAIQKTLTSQGAYLKPFKLTPKFTRHPDYPAAREVMRLGLVNAGYENDFGFDCTTTHLEFANVFTGALTRAKALGRLPGLDEIRYPLHVPAEPLTGPEAARMVLWVTGTASAADTAWLLALEKGLVPPEFANRPPDTPLTRGDLYRWTAHALQPTLYQQ, from the coding sequence ATGTTCAAGCGCAAAAGTTTGCTGGTTTGGTCCGGCTTGCTGGGGCTGGCATTGGCCGCCGCCCTAGTGTTACTGTTAGTTCCCTTCTGGAACGATCCCCCGCCTCTTCCCCCCTTGACGCCGGCCCCGCCGCCCACACCCGGGGAACTCGCCGCCGCCAGGTTTGACGTGATCGTGGTCGGCAGCGAACCCGAGGGCATCGCCGCCGCAGTTTCGGCCGCCCGCAACGGCGCGCGCACCCTGCTCGTTTCCGAGCGCCTGACCCTGGGGGGGCTGATGACGGCCGGGATGCTGAACCTGACCGACCTCGACCGGGGACACCTGTGGCGCCTGACCACCCGCGGCCTCTTCCTGGAATTCCACCGGCTGGTGGGCGGCTCGCCCTTCGACGTCGAACGCGCCGTACAGGTGTTCGAACACATGGTCGCGGCGGAGGAGTTGCTCACGGTGGCGCGGCCGGCGAGGGACATCAGGCCGTTGGTGGAAGAAGGCCGGGTGACGGGCGTGGGCTTCCGGTACCGGGACGCGATGCTGTTTCTCCACGCCGGACGGGTGATCGACGCCACGCCCGATGGGGACATCGCTGCGGCGGCCGGCGCCCCGTATACGTACGGCCAGGCGGATTTCGGTCGGGAGGGCGCCATGGCCGCGACCCTGATGCTGCACTTCGATGGGGTGGACTGGAACGGGGTACGCCGGGCCGCGCGGGAGAAAACCTTTGGTGAGGCGCGCGTGCGCGGGAACCACGGGCGGGGCTTCGGCAAGCTCTTCACGGCCTACGAGCCGGTGGACCCGGGGATGCGCCTGCGGGGGTTCAATATCACTCGTCAGAGCGACGGCACGGTGGTCATCAATGCCCTGCTGATTTTCGGCGTCGACCCCCGGGACCCGGAGAGCGTCGCGGACGCCTACCGGCGGGGGAAAGCGGAAACCGGGCACGTACTGGAATTCCTGCGCCGCGAGTTCCCCGGTTTTGAACGGGCGTCAGTCGCCGGCTGGCCCGAGATGCTGTACGTCCGCGAGAGCCGGCACATCCAGGGCGAGTACGTGCTGGACATCGCCGACGTGATGGAGAACCGGGACTTTCCGGACCGGGTGGCGATCGGCGCCTACCCGGTGGATGTGCAGGCCGCCCGGCCGGGGGAGTTCGGCTTCGTGATCGGCGACCCGGTGCAGTACAGCGTGCCTTTCCGGTGCCTGGTGCCGCTGGGGGTAGAAAACCTGCTGGTGGTGGGGCGCGCCGCGTCCTTCAGTTCCCTGGCCGCGGGCAGCGCGCGGGTGATTCCGGTAGGCATGGCCTGCGGGCAGGCGGCCGGGGTGGCCGCCGCGTACAGCCTGCGCCACGGGGTGGGATTCCGGGAAATCGCGCGGGAGCCCGAAGGCCCGCACATCAAGGCCATCCAGAAGACCCTGACCAGCCAGGGCGCCTACCTGAAACCTTTTAAACTCACGCCCAAGTTCACCCGGCACCCGGACTACCCGGCCGCCCGGGAGGTGATGCGCCTGGGCTTGGTCAACGCCGGCTACGAAAACGACTTCGGCTTTGACTGCACCACCACCCACCTGGAGTTCGCGAACGTGTTCACCGGGGCCCTGACTCGCGCCAAGGCGCTGGGGCGCCTGCCCGGTCTGGACGAGATCCGCTACCCCTTGCACGTGCCCGCCGAACCCCTGACCGGTCCGGAGGCTGCCCGCATGGTGCTCTGGGTCACCGGCACCGCCTCGGCTGCAGACACCGCCTGGCTGCTGGCGCTGGAGAAGGGGCTCGTTCCCCCGGAGTTCGCGAACCGCCCGCCGGACACCCCGCTTACCCGCGGCGACCTGTATCGCTGGACCGCCCATGCCCTCCAACCCACCCTCTACCAACAATAG